TGGGTGCAGGGGGGATTAAAGCCCCCTGCATCTCCCGCCTTGAGGCGGGACGGAAGGGTGGTGATCATCGATCCATAGCGATGGTCAATAATTTGGTTAAAAACCGGCCCTTGAAATGAATATGAATTGGGGTGAGGGGGTAGTTTCATAAACATTTAAAATGTTAGTGGATCAGCAGGAATTGGTGCATCGTTAGCTTTGAGTCGTTCGCTGATCAAGGCTTTGATCTTAGCTCCATGCTCCCAATCAGCCTGTTCGGTTGGCGTTTCGACCAACAAACGCGGAATCGCGGTTGGTCGGCCATCAATTCCGACCGAAACCATCGAATAAAAGCCAGTTGTACACCAGCGGCGCTCGCCCGAAATTGGATCTTCAGCCCAGGCATCGATCCGCACAATCAACGAAGTCGTGCCCGTGTAAATCACTTTGGCCAACATATCAACCAAATCACCATGGTGAATTGGCGTGCGAAAATCGATGCGTTCGGTCGAAGCAGTAACAACTTGCTGGCGGCAAAAGCGAATCGCCGCAATCGCCGCCGCACGGTCCATCATCGCCAATACTTCGCCGCCAAACATCGTGCCATGATTATTGGTTTGGCCAGGTAGCACAATATCCGACATGCGGATTAACGGAGTTCGGCGGATTGGACGCTCGTTCATGCAGCACCTCGCAGCCGCAGCAGCACCTGATAGTAGGCTAAGCCCAAGGGGCCACTCATCAAGGTGCAAATCAGGGCCGGCACAACCAACCAATGCGGAATTTGTTTCTCTTGAGCATCGCGCAAAATCGCCCGCCCAACAAAGAAATCAAAGACCAAATAATGCGTCCAGCCAGCAAATGTGCCTTTGGGGCCACCTTCTTGAAACAATTTGCCGATTGAATCGAGGGTTGGATTGAGCATCGAGCTAAAACTAAAGCCATTGCCTTCGTTTTCGACCAATGCACCACCCAACATGGCTGCGTATAGTCCGCCCATCCCAATAAAAAAGCGATCATCGTTGATCACCCGTTGAGTCCAACGCGAACGTGGTGCGCCGATCATCAACAGCCAGCCTGGAATAATCGCCAAATTTGCGAGGCGGAACAGGCGATCCAACCACGGTGAACGCGATGTTTGCATAACCAACTCCTATTGGCGAAAGATATAACTAATAGATACAACCGTTATGCCCCAAAGCACAATATCGGCCAACATCGGCAAATCCTTGAGTAATAACTCCTCAGGGCTGCCGCCTTCATCCTTTTTATAGACCAAGTAGAGATAGCGAAAAATCCCATAGATCACAAATGGCACAGTGATTAACATTAGTGGGAAAGGACTCGTAGGTATATGGGGATTGGTTGGGTTAAGCGTATACAAAATATAGGCAATCAAAGTGCTGGCGGTAATCAACGAAATCATCTCTTGCAGCAGCTCGGTTGAATATTCTTCAAGCACACGGCGATGGCTACCAGCCCCAGTTTCGAGCAACACCAACTCATGGCGACGTTTGGCCAGCGCCAAAAACAGCGATAGCAGACCAGTACAAATCAACAACCAAGGCGAAATATCGATGCCAAGCACCACCGCGCCCGAAACTGTGCGAAACACAAAGCCCGCCGCAATAATAAACACATCGAGAATCACCACATGTTTGAGTCGAAAT
This genomic interval from Herpetosiphon gulosus contains the following:
- a CDS encoding decaprenyl-phosphate phosphoribosyltransferase; the encoded protein is MQQPYKAVQPQLSKMPKYLFLTMRPKQWVKNIFVFAGLIFANDLLLTNPQSLLRVLATFGLWCLIASSIYLINDLVDIEKDRDHPKKRYRPLASGHLAPSSAIVATLIFLVIGLPLAWMLSRGVAIILAVYVVMQLAYSFRLKHVVILDVFIIAAGFVFRTVSGAVVLGIDISPWLLICTGLLSLFLALAKRRHELVLLETGAGSHRRVLEEYSTELLQEMISLITASTLIAYILYTLNPTNPHIPTSPFPLMLITVPFVIYGIFRYLYLVYKKDEGGSPEELLLKDLPMLADIVLWGITVVSISYIFRQ
- a CDS encoding hotdog domain-containing protein: MNERPIRRTPLIRMSDIVLPGQTNNHGTMFGGEVLAMMDRAAAIAAIRFCRQQVVTASTERIDFRTPIHHGDLVDMLAKVIYTGTTSLIVRIDAWAEDPISGERRWCTTGFYSMVSVGIDGRPTAIPRLLVETPTEQADWEHGAKIKALISERLKANDAPIPADPLTF
- a CDS encoding ABA4-like family protein; amino-acid sequence: MQTSRSPWLDRLFRLANLAIIPGWLLMIGAPRSRWTQRVINDDRFFIGMGGLYAAMLGGALVENEGNGFSFSSMLNPTLDSIGKLFQEGGPKGTFAGWTHYLVFDFFVGRAILRDAQEKQIPHWLVVPALICTLMSGPLGLAYYQVLLRLRGAA